Proteins co-encoded in one Streptomyces roseochromogenus subsp. oscitans DS 12.976 genomic window:
- a CDS encoding nucleotide sugar dehydrogenase — translation MTPENSGPLLVDRIPAIPGSLADPLSDLLSASVSETLPSSVSGSLSETRLDSLPAELDPEYSGNGAFFTADPLTHPEVAVVGLGYAGLPVAVSAAAAGYVTCGIDLRAEVVDSLNAGRPLVDTVSAEQLAGIRTRFAATTDPAVLARCTVVVVCVPTPVDERGRPDLALLTAAVTTVRDHLRPGQLVIIESTTYPGTTDGVVRAVLEESGLRAGDDFALAFSPERVDPGNRDFAFHNTPKVVGGFSDRCRDRAAAFYTRLTERVHVTRSTREAEAAKILENTFRQVNIALVNEFARVCHRLGVDVWDTIDAAATKPFGFMPFRPGAGVGGHCIPVDPLYLAHRAREAGYPFSLVEAAQTVNDAMPLWVAERAIAELGAQDVTAAGARVLLLGVTYKPDVADVRHSPAVPLAEALLASGVRVSYHDPYVDVFEAAGTVLPAVEGELSEAVAAADLVVLVQRHGCYPADLLAGARRVMDATGPASAPNTAQL, via the coding sequence ATGACCCCGGAGAACTCCGGCCCCTTGCTTGTCGACCGCATTCCCGCGATTCCCGGCTCCCTGGCCGATCCGCTTTCCGATCTGCTTTCCGCGTCGGTTTCCGAGACGCTTCCCAGCTCCGTCTCCGGCTCTCTCTCCGAAACGCGACTGGATTCCCTCCCCGCGGAACTGGATCCTGAATACTCCGGAAACGGCGCGTTCTTCACCGCGGATCCCCTGACGCATCCCGAGGTCGCCGTCGTCGGACTGGGTTACGCCGGGCTCCCGGTCGCGGTGTCGGCCGCGGCCGCCGGGTACGTCACCTGCGGCATCGACCTCCGCGCCGAGGTGGTGGACAGCCTCAACGCCGGCCGGCCGCTCGTGGACACCGTGTCCGCCGAGCAACTCGCCGGAATCCGCACGCGGTTCGCCGCGACCACCGACCCTGCGGTACTGGCGCGCTGCACCGTCGTGGTCGTGTGCGTGCCCACCCCCGTCGACGAGCGGGGCCGGCCCGACCTGGCGCTGCTGACGGCCGCGGTGACCACGGTCCGCGACCATCTGCGCCCCGGCCAGCTCGTCATCATCGAGTCGACCACCTACCCGGGCACCACGGACGGCGTCGTCCGCGCCGTCCTGGAGGAGTCCGGGCTGCGGGCGGGCGACGACTTCGCCCTGGCGTTCTCCCCCGAACGCGTCGATCCGGGCAACCGCGACTTCGCCTTCCACAACACGCCCAAGGTGGTCGGCGGGTTCAGCGACCGCTGCCGGGACCGGGCCGCGGCCTTCTACACGCGGCTCACCGAGCGGGTGCACGTCACCCGGAGCACCCGCGAGGCGGAGGCCGCGAAGATACTTGAGAACACCTTCCGGCAGGTCAACATCGCGCTGGTCAACGAGTTCGCCCGGGTCTGCCACCGGCTGGGCGTGGACGTCTGGGACACCATCGACGCGGCGGCCACCAAGCCGTTCGGCTTCATGCCGTTCCGGCCCGGCGCCGGAGTGGGCGGGCACTGCATCCCCGTCGACCCGCTCTACCTCGCCCATCGCGCACGCGAAGCCGGCTACCCCTTCAGCCTGGTCGAGGCGGCCCAGACGGTGAACGACGCGATGCCGCTGTGGGTGGCGGAGCGGGCGATCGCCGAACTCGGCGCCCAAGACGTCACCGCGGCCGGCGCGCGCGTGCTGCTGCTCGGCGTCACCTACAAGCCGGACGTGGCCGACGTACGGCACTCACCGGCCGTTCCACTGGCCGAGGCGCTCCTGGCGTCCGGAGTGCGGGTCTCCTACCACGATCCGTACGTCGACGTGTTCGAGGCGGCGGGTACGGTCCTGCCCGCCGTCGAAGGCGAGCTTTCCGAGGCCGTCGCGGCCGCCGACCTGGTGGTTCTGGTCCAGCGGCACGGCTGCTACCCGGCAGACCTGCTGGCCGGGGCCCGCCGGGTCATGGACGCCACCGGTCCCGCGTCCGCCCCGAACACGGCCCAGCTCTGA
- a CDS encoding amino acid adenylation domain-containing protein, which yields MEGTLARIADRVTRTPQATALRTPAGSWTYQQLWDDAGRIAAALRTSAGVRPGGLVAVQLPSGPDAVAAMLGVWRAGAAFLPIDVTTPAERRAYLLTHSGATVLIGTAGAGDTAVPPHGIPVLTLDGCRRDGAGQSALAEPGGPAYVIYTSGSTGTPKGVLVEHPALGGHVDAVVDSFGLTDRDTVLQFASIGFDVAQEEIWPTLAAGGTLAFQAGFHASGLLDAALLAELVAGLGVTVLQLPTAYWRMLCAELDTRPDIRFASVRLVVIGGENATLRDAEVHRRTSLAGAELANGYGPTETVITATLHQIPPDGPLDSRTGSLPIGVALGDRQLHVLDQDLRPVGPGGQGELWIGGNLLASGYLHDPGRTEERFRPDPFAERPGARMYRTGDLVLVRSDGALEFLGRVDNQVKVRGYRIELDEVDRHLRDLDGVLDAVSFVLDTGDDTTAGGAKQLAAAVVTAPGGPTPAGVQERLAASVPGYLVPSRVLALDELPMTTSGKVDRNAARDLAERLHARPSAPAQRGKAEPAPLPAADDDPVAIVTSLIARLLQTPHAGPADDFFLLGGDSLVAMRVTALARQAGVPLRPADLLRGRTARAAVTLAGTRERAVPPADGPGQERERVSGAPGQERHTGVVGLLPAQCRWLHDGPLPERDHFNLNAVFSVPAGLGRETVTAVARTLLERHPALRSALRDGDVMVDIRPVDAEAAVACHRLAKVPEAELTGRIEDLLAGAQRTLSLPEGRVFQLLHVDLGDAPGRLLMTVHHFVLDGVAMGLLVDELEAALDLHLGRPCDRLAPTATVFGLHTAVSAWVTSDQARGDFACWTTELASSWEALTPTRQNGPALLPSLRTHRFRLSPQLTHRIMHELPALGLPAHDFALGCLVGGLAQWSGEAAHAVDVYAHSRDTSIGDLDVSNTVGYLQSTFPAVLRWHGDGLENLRHTLAVLDRLPARRYGFDALRYGSPHAGERAALSALRRPQVRLNFRGHILRLEQRRPGSVLTSAQESFGAHRSPAQTERYLVMAEADIVGDRLEMGLRYSTDHWHAHDMESLGAAVEERMHLAVPALGPATIGAA from the coding sequence ATGGAGGGCACCCTCGCCCGCATCGCGGACCGGGTGACGCGAACCCCGCAGGCCACGGCTCTGCGCACGCCCGCCGGGTCGTGGACCTACCAGCAGCTGTGGGACGACGCGGGTCGCATCGCCGCAGCCCTGCGCACGAGCGCCGGGGTACGGCCCGGCGGGCTCGTCGCCGTACAGCTGCCGTCCGGGCCGGATGCGGTGGCCGCGATGCTCGGCGTGTGGCGGGCCGGCGCGGCCTTCCTGCCGATCGACGTGACGACACCGGCCGAGCGGCGTGCCTACCTGCTCACGCACTCCGGTGCCACGGTCCTCATCGGCACCGCCGGGGCCGGCGACACTGCCGTCCCGCCGCACGGCATCCCGGTCCTCACCCTGGACGGCTGCCGCCGCGACGGCGCCGGACAGTCCGCCCTCGCCGAGCCGGGCGGCCCCGCCTACGTCATCTACACCTCCGGGTCCACCGGAACCCCCAAGGGCGTACTGGTCGAACACCCCGCGCTGGGCGGCCATGTGGACGCGGTCGTCGACAGCTTCGGCCTGACCGACCGCGACACCGTGCTGCAGTTCGCCAGCATCGGATTCGACGTGGCTCAGGAGGAGATCTGGCCCACCCTGGCTGCGGGCGGCACCCTCGCCTTCCAGGCCGGGTTCCACGCCTCCGGTCTGCTCGACGCCGCGTTGCTCGCCGAGCTAGTCGCCGGGCTCGGTGTCACGGTGCTCCAACTGCCCACCGCCTACTGGCGGATGCTCTGCGCGGAGTTGGATACCCGGCCGGACATCCGGTTCGCGTCGGTCCGCCTCGTGGTCATCGGCGGTGAGAACGCCACCCTGCGCGACGCCGAGGTGCACCGCCGCACCTCTCTGGCCGGCGCCGAACTCGCCAATGGCTACGGCCCGACCGAGACCGTCATCACAGCGACCCTGCATCAGATCCCACCCGACGGCCCGCTCGACAGCCGCACCGGTAGCCTGCCCATCGGCGTCGCCCTGGGCGACCGGCAGCTCCACGTCCTGGACCAGGACCTGCGCCCGGTCGGTCCCGGCGGCCAGGGCGAACTGTGGATCGGCGGCAATCTGCTGGCCTCCGGCTACCTCCACGACCCCGGGCGCACCGAGGAACGGTTCCGCCCGGACCCCTTCGCCGAGCGACCCGGTGCACGGATGTACCGCACCGGTGACCTCGTCCTCGTCCGCTCCGACGGAGCCCTGGAGTTCCTCGGCCGGGTCGACAACCAGGTCAAAGTGCGTGGCTACCGCATCGAACTCGACGAGGTCGACCGGCACCTGCGCGACCTCGACGGCGTGCTCGACGCCGTCAGCTTCGTCCTGGACACAGGGGACGACACCACCGCAGGAGGCGCGAAGCAACTGGCCGCCGCCGTCGTCACCGCCCCGGGCGGCCCCACCCCGGCCGGTGTCCAGGAGCGGCTCGCCGCCTCCGTGCCGGGCTACCTCGTGCCGAGCCGTGTGCTGGCGCTCGACGAACTGCCCATGACCACCTCCGGGAAGGTGGACCGCAACGCGGCCCGCGATCTGGCCGAGCGGCTCCATGCCCGTCCGTCCGCCCCAGCCCAGCGCGGGAAGGCGGAACCGGCCCCCCTGCCTGCAGCCGACGACGATCCGGTCGCGATCGTGACCTCGCTCATCGCGCGGCTGCTCCAGACCCCGCACGCGGGCCCCGCCGACGACTTCTTCCTCCTGGGCGGCGACTCCCTGGTCGCCATGCGAGTCACCGCGCTCGCCCGCCAGGCCGGCGTCCCGCTACGCCCGGCCGACCTGCTGCGAGGCAGGACCGCCCGCGCGGCCGTGACGCTGGCCGGAACCCGCGAGCGCGCCGTGCCGCCGGCCGACGGCCCGGGGCAGGAACGGGAACGGGTATCCGGTGCCCCGGGACAGGAGCGGCACACCGGTGTCGTGGGCCTACTGCCCGCCCAGTGCCGCTGGCTGCACGACGGCCCGCTGCCGGAGCGCGACCACTTCAACCTCAACGCTGTGTTCAGCGTGCCCGCCGGGCTCGGTCGCGAGACCGTCACCGCCGTCGCGCGCACCCTGCTGGAGCGGCACCCGGCGCTTCGCTCCGCGCTGCGTGACGGCGATGTCATGGTCGACATCCGGCCCGTGGACGCGGAGGCCGCCGTCGCCTGCCACCGGCTCGCCAAGGTTCCGGAGGCGGAGCTCACCGGCCGGATCGAGGACCTGCTCGCGGGCGCGCAGCGCACGCTGTCGCTGCCCGAGGGCCGGGTTTTCCAACTGCTCCATGTGGACCTCGGCGACGCTCCCGGCCGTCTGCTGATGACCGTTCACCACTTCGTTCTCGACGGGGTCGCCATGGGGCTTCTCGTCGACGAACTGGAGGCCGCCCTCGACCTGCACCTCGGGCGCCCCTGCGACCGGCTGGCCCCGACCGCCACCGTCTTCGGCCTGCACACCGCCGTCTCCGCCTGGGTCACCAGCGACCAGGCCCGCGGCGACTTCGCCTGCTGGACCACCGAACTCGCAAGCTCTTGGGAGGCGTTGACGCCAACGCGACAGAACGGCCCCGCGCTCCTGCCCAGCCTGCGCACCCACCGCTTCCGGCTCTCCCCGCAGCTGACCCACCGCATCATGCACGAGCTGCCCGCGCTCGGCCTCCCCGCCCACGACTTCGCACTCGGCTGCCTCGTCGGCGGCCTCGCCCAGTGGAGCGGAGAGGCGGCGCACGCGGTGGACGTCTACGCCCACAGCCGGGACACCAGCATCGGCGACCTGGACGTCAGCAACACCGTGGGATACCTGCAGAGCACCTTCCCGGCCGTGCTGCGCTGGCACGGCGACGGACTGGAGAACCTCCGTCACACCCTGGCCGTTCTCGACCGGTTGCCCGCCCGCCGCTACGGGTTCGACGCCCTCCGCTACGGCTCCCCGCACGCCGGGGAACGCGCGGCCCTGAGCGCACTGCGCCGCCCGCAGGTACGCCTCAACTTCCGGGGGCACATCCTGCGGCTGGAACAGCGCCGGCCCGGAAGCGTGCTCACCTCCGCTCAGGAGAGCTTCGGCGCACACCGGTCGCCCGCCCAGACCGAGCGTTACCTCGTCATGGCCGAGGCCGACATCGTCGGCGACCGCCTTGAGATGGGTCTGCGCTACAGCACCGACCACTGGCACGCACACGACATGGAGTCCCTCGGCGCCGCCGTCGAGGAACGCATGCACCTGGCCGTACCCGCACTCGGCCCCGCCACGATCGGAGCGGCATGA